TCGAGGATATTCAACTTATTCCGCAGTTGCTTCTGAAATGTAGTGTTATTGCTCGGACGCAGAACTATCATTATCATTATCTGGAACGCGAAGATTCGATCACTAAAACGCATACAGAAAATGGTTTGGATATTCTGCATGCCGTTGATGAGGTTGAAAAAGCGTTTGAAAATTCCAGATATTCCCACATGAAAAAGGAAATAAAAAACTTTAAAATTCTGGAGGGCGTTTATACTTTTCTTGCCTATCTCGCTTTTGTGAAAGATGAACAGATCTATCAGAAGATGTCGCGGGAACTGAAGGTTTTCCTCCGTAAAAATAAGATTTCGACTGTAGATATATTGTCGTATAGGCGTTTCGGTCGGAATTATCTGCTATATTTGCCATTGAAGAAAAAAATTTATTATTTGCTGTATTTCATTGGGCAGGAAAAACTGCTGCGGAAATTGGTATAGAACACGAATCTATTTATGCCCATTCTACATCCCGTTTTTACCGTAATTTTCCTCTTTCTTGCATTTGCGAGTTACTGGGAAATTTTCCGGCTGGAGAAAAAACAGAGTGTTTTTACGTGGGTTACCGCCATCCTGATTATTCTTGCAATCGGGTTCAGGATCGATGTGGGAGCAGATTATCCTGTCTACAAAATGCTTTTTTCCGGATTTGCTATTTACACAACCTACGGAGATGTTCTCGATAAGGCGCTTTTCCGGCCAAATTCTGAAGAGATTGAATGGATCTTCGTACTCATCAATAAACTCGTTTTCGATTTTGGTTTTCCGTTTTATATCGTAACCTTAATCATGGCGGTAATTGCGGTTTCGCTGAAATTTACTGCTATTTATAAGAATGTTGCATTTCCCACATTGGCATTACTGTTTTATTTTATGCCGATTATGTTTTTTGAGGATTCGGGGCAAATGCGACAGGGCTTGGGAATTGCGGTTTGCGTGGCTTCTTTTAAGTTCATTAAAGAACGTAATTTGCCCATGTTTTTGCTGTGCATTTATATCGCCCTGGGATTTCATAAAACGGCAATCATATTTCTACCCGCATATTGGCTTGTGCTGATTCCCATGAACAGTAAAAGGATTTTCTGGGTTTTGGTAATTGCGCTGCTTTCCTCACCCTTCGAGCTTTACCGCGTAGGAAGTGCTTTTTTTGGTTCAATAGCTCCTCAGGATATTTCCGGAGCATATACTGGTTATCTGGATGACCGGTACT
The window above is part of the Kaistella faecalis genome. Proteins encoded here:
- a CDS encoding EpsG family protein, producing MPILHPVFTVIFLFLAFASYWEIFRLEKKQSVFTWVTAILIILAIGFRIDVGADYPVYKMLFSGFAIYTTYGDVLDKALFRPNSEEIEWIFVLINKLVFDFGFPFYIVTLIMAVIAVSLKFTAIYKNVAFPTLALLFYFMPIMFFEDSGQMRQGLGIAVCVASFKFIKERNLPMFLLCIYIALGFHKTAIIFLPAYWLVLIPMNSKRIFWVLVIALLSSPFELYRVGSAFFGSIAPQDISGAYTGYLDDRYYGTEVETGLNDLVKIIFIVILIRYDKKGCDEVWWYEYMRNLAVFGMALFYFFRSNEIFAVRLPGAYMFFVTMFCLSNLVYAVKGRQRQILYLGFMMYFVAMFFYFGSGNAHRGGFTTERYKNALW